One window from the genome of Thermaerobacter marianensis DSM 12885 encodes:
- a CDS encoding flagellar protein FlgN, translating to MATGEHGQAPGTEPAAATTNGTAATATVARDLVALLSAQVEPWARLLEAARTKGRALVAGDVAAVESALVEENRWLEQIQRLEERRYQLQRDLATRWGLDARDLTWDELARRCPELGPQLGRLRQALRALVEGVDAVNRENRSLAQQGLAWARFALKTLVAGSGAAAPAYGRDGQRQWRPAGLSINRAY from the coding sequence GTGGCGACCGGCGAGCACGGGCAGGCGCCTGGGACGGAACCTGCCGCGGCGACGACGAACGGGACGGCGGCCACGGCGACCGTGGCCCGCGACCTGGTGGCCCTTCTCTCCGCCCAGGTCGAGCCCTGGGCGCGACTGCTGGAGGCGGCCCGGACGAAGGGGCGGGCTTTGGTTGCGGGCGATGTGGCCGCGGTGGAGTCCGCCCTGGTGGAAGAAAACCGCTGGCTTGAGCAGATCCAGCGCCTGGAGGAGCGCCGGTACCAGCTGCAACGGGACCTGGCGACCCGCTGGGGCCTTGACGCCCGCGACCTCACCTGGGACGAGCTGGCCCGTCGCTGTCCGGAACTGGGACCGCAGCTCGGCCGGCTCCGGCAGGCGCTTCGCGCCCTGGTGGAGGGCGTGGACGCCGTCAACCGGGAGAACCGGAGCCTGGCCCAGCAGGGCCTCGCCTGGGCGCGGTTCGCCCTCAAGACCCTGGTCGCCGGCTCCGGGGCCGCCGCACCGGCGTACGGCCGGGACGGCCAGCGGCAGTGGCGTCCCGCCGGCCTGTCCATCAACCGGGCGTACTAG
- the hpf gene encoding ribosome hibernation-promoting factor, HPF/YfiA family — translation MNISIYGKNVDVTEALKEYARRKVGKVARYFTGTPLQAQVTLSIERDRHIVEVTIPVPNSGLLIRAEEESDDMYASIDLVVDKLERQIRKFKTRLNRKARRLEATTGQAVPEADAPVDEPDWTEGEEEGRVVRTKRFAVKPMTVDEAILQMNLLGHDFFVFANATTGEINVLYRRRDGQYGLIEPEF, via the coding sequence TTGAACATTTCCATCTACGGCAAGAACGTGGACGTCACGGAAGCCCTCAAGGAGTACGCCCGCAGGAAGGTTGGCAAGGTGGCCCGGTACTTCACGGGCACGCCCCTGCAGGCGCAAGTCACCCTGAGCATCGAGCGGGACCGGCACATCGTCGAGGTCACCATCCCCGTTCCCAACAGCGGCCTGCTCATCCGCGCGGAAGAAGAGTCCGATGACATGTACGCCTCCATCGACCTGGTGGTCGACAAGCTGGAGCGGCAGATCCGCAAGTTCAAGACCCGCCTCAACCGCAAGGCCCGGCGCCTCGAAGCCACCACGGGCCAGGCTGTGCCCGAAGCCGATGCCCCCGTGGACGAACCGGACTGGACCGAAGGCGAAGAAGAGGGCCGGGTCGTCCGCACGAAGCGCTTTGCCGTCAAGCCCATGACGGTGGACGAGGCCATCCTGCAGATGAACTTGCTCGGCCACGACTTCTTCGTCTTTGCCAACGCCACCACCGGGGAAATCAACGTGCTCTACCGGCGGCGCGACGGGCAGTACGGCTTGATCGAGCCGGAATTCTAG
- the flgM gene encoding flagellar biosynthesis anti-sigma factor FlgM: MIISRQQVVNALKAYGMLPGPGVPGNAPGPVPPAGPTVPPGPGAAGGERGEPHTPGPVATSVGSGSPSGRPGAVAGTSPAGGAAGAAGVAGSSGAGGAGGLQGPVTAPRDRVDLSPEAAAIRRLVEEARRLPDVRPERVAALRQQIARGEYAVDPEQVAERMLYRLLADRAQEGR, encoded by the coding sequence ATGATCATCTCCCGCCAGCAAGTCGTCAACGCGCTGAAAGCCTATGGGATGCTGCCCGGCCCGGGCGTTCCGGGCAACGCGCCCGGACCCGTTCCGCCGGCGGGCCCGACCGTCCCGCCAGGACCCGGGGCAGCCGGCGGGGAACGGGGTGAACCCCACACCCCTGGTCCTGTCGCCACCTCGGTGGGCAGCGGCAGCCCGTCGGGCCGTCCGGGGGCGGTCGCCGGGACTTCGCCGGCCGGCGGCGCGGCCGGGGCGGCCGGCGTGGCCGGTTCCTCCGGGGCGGGAGGAGCCGGCGGCCTGCAGGGCCCCGTGACGGCCCCCCGCGACCGGGTCGATCTCTCCCCGGAAGCCGCTGCCATCCGGCGGCTGGTGGAGGAGGCCCGCCGGTTGCCCGACGTGCGCCCGGAGCGGGTCGCGGCCCTTCGCCAGCAGATCGCCCGGGGCGAGTACGCCGTCGATCCCGAGCAGGTGGCGGAGCGCATGCTGTATCGCCTGCTGGCGGATCGGGCGCAGGAGGGGCGGTAG
- a CDS encoding ComF family protein, with the protein MAERGWRALIGGASIGGMGGRPDRRLARLRRAGAAVWAALRDELLAWVYPWPPYCLGCGRYLPGWPPAAPALCEECAARLGHGPGSRCPVCDRPAWLARPGDACSQCRNLGPPWVAVRSVGVYGGLLRRLILRMKYGDEPYLAELLGRAMAGRAAAWPPALLVVPVPMHPERLRQRGYNQAALLARAVARASRRALAEGLLVRREPGGAQAALGAAGRRANVAGAFVPAPRVRPGALSGQPVLLVDDVLTTGRTLAAACAALRQAGAGAIYGLTAAVTPLDPGRLAGPEPGLLGTGLPPAATEPRMPFTIGGHGL; encoded by the coding sequence GTGGCCGAACGGGGGTGGAGGGCCCTGATCGGCGGTGCCAGCATCGGCGGGATGGGCGGGCGGCCGGACCGGCGGCTGGCCAGGTTACGCCGGGCCGGGGCCGCGGTGTGGGCCGCCCTGCGGGACGAGCTGCTGGCGTGGGTCTACCCCTGGCCGCCGTATTGTCTGGGCTGCGGGCGGTACCTGCCGGGCTGGCCGCCCGCCGCACCGGCGCTGTGCGAGGAGTGCGCAGCACGGCTCGGGCACGGCCCCGGCAGCCGGTGCCCGGTGTGCGATCGTCCCGCCTGGCTGGCCCGGCCCGGGGATGCCTGCAGCCAGTGCCGCAACCTGGGGCCTCCCTGGGTGGCCGTGCGGTCGGTGGGCGTCTACGGCGGGCTCTTGCGGCGGCTCATCCTGCGGATGAAGTACGGCGACGAGCCGTACCTGGCAGAGCTGCTGGGCCGGGCCATGGCAGGGCGGGCGGCGGCGTGGCCGCCCGCCCTGCTGGTGGTACCCGTGCCCATGCATCCGGAGCGGTTGCGGCAGCGGGGGTACAACCAGGCCGCCCTGCTGGCCCGCGCCGTTGCGCGGGCCAGCAGGCGGGCGCTGGCGGAGGGGCTGCTGGTGCGTCGCGAGCCCGGCGGCGCCCAGGCGGCCCTGGGCGCCGCCGGGCGGCGGGCCAACGTGGCCGGGGCGTTCGTGCCGGCGCCGCGGGTCCGGCCCGGCGCGCTCAGCGGGCAGCCGGTTCTTCTGGTCGACGACGTACTGACCACCGGCCGCACCCTGGCGGCCGCCTGCGCGGCGCTGCGGCAGGCGGGGGCCGGGGCGATCTACGGGTTGACGGCCGCCGTCACGCCCCTCGACCCGGGCCGCCTGGCAGGACCCGAGCCCGGGCTGCTTGGCACCGGTCTGCCGCCGGCGGCAACGGAACCCAGAATGCCTTTCACCATCGGGGGCCACGGCCTCTAA
- the flgL gene encoding flagellar hook-associated protein FlgL → MRITGGMMITTLLADLRRAQERLSTYQNRLASGKQVQRPSDDPVATVDSLRLRARLAEVDRLRANAEDARDWLEITDSALDRATQILQRARELAIRAASGTLPDSSLDAIAAEVQQLRDHLLEVANTTLGDAYIFGGLATQQPPYVADPASATGVAYQGINGPVEREVAPGTTVAVNVPGDAAFDPAFDALGQMAAALAARDLPTVGGAVVAALDDAIDGLLRFRAEVGAKVNRIELGLYRLDEIRIDTERLLSGVEDADIAETAMRLSVSEAAYRAALMAGARIVQPTLMDFLR, encoded by the coding sequence GTGCGCATCACCGGCGGCATGATGATCACCACCCTGCTGGCCGACCTGCGCCGGGCCCAGGAGCGGCTCAGCACGTACCAGAACCGGCTGGCCTCGGGGAAGCAGGTCCAGCGCCCCTCCGACGATCCCGTCGCCACCGTAGACAGCCTGCGGCTGCGGGCCCGCCTTGCCGAGGTCGACCGCCTGCGGGCCAACGCCGAGGACGCCCGCGACTGGCTGGAGATCACCGACAGCGCCCTGGACCGGGCGACCCAGATCCTGCAGCGGGCGCGGGAACTGGCCATCCGGGCGGCCTCGGGCACCTTGCCCGACAGCTCGCTGGACGCCATCGCCGCCGAGGTCCAGCAACTGCGGGACCACCTGCTGGAGGTGGCGAACACCACCCTCGGAGACGCTTACATCTTCGGCGGGCTGGCCACGCAGCAGCCCCCTTACGTGGCGGATCCGGCCAGCGCCACCGGGGTTGCCTACCAGGGGATCAACGGGCCCGTCGAACGCGAGGTGGCGCCGGGTACCACGGTGGCGGTCAACGTGCCCGGCGATGCGGCGTTCGACCCGGCCTTCGACGCCCTGGGCCAGATGGCCGCAGCGCTGGCCGCCCGGGACCTGCCGACGGTGGGCGGCGCCGTGGTGGCCGCCCTGGACGACGCCATTGACGGCTTGCTGCGCTTCCGGGCCGAGGTGGGGGCCAAGGTCAACCGCATCGAACTGGGCCTGTACCGCCTGGACGAGATCCGCATCGACACGGAGCGCCTACTCAGCGGCGTGGAGGATGCCGACATCGCGGAAACGGCCATGCGGCTCTCGGTGTCGGAGGCGGCCTACCGGGCGGCGCTCATGGCCGGCGCCCGCATCGTGCAGCCCACGCTGATGGACTTCCTGCGCTGA
- a CDS encoding GGDEF domain-containing protein: MKSWCSPQRLYILLVGVGGIVALGMALPQWEPVPVLPMALMLGAAILMDAYPLPMPGGGAMSLTFGVTLTAQLLYGTLPAALVNVLGNVIGYGLLNRRPWDRTLFNAGQFALTILTAGAVATRMGLRPLPASTGISVPPLDLVFIYVGVYWVMNNALVGVALYFHQAHSIREFLRVFFRWLPVDGLSTAIAVAAHAVVMIAYQSYGVTGMAAGLTLFLMVNYLLRLHMRLVEAHHDLQSLYEITKGLAGVLELADAFRWIARAVHQLAPADAFAVYLAEDEDVLRVQYAAHPDAAAIRGRVAGDGAVRLAASSRQVVEQVEELSLVTESFRPTRVLAVPLSADERLVGCLCLARRGRGFGDRERRLLSILSSPMALAIQTGLIYGRTQTMAHTDPMTGLYNYRYFSMRLREAVRRASASGQPLALILIDLDEFSDINNQFGHPAGDEVLRQFAQVLRSSVRQQDIVARYAGDEFVAILPGARREEAEAVAERIREAVLRHRFTDPTGQIVFPLRCSLGVAVYPFDGVSDEDLIAAADRNMFRQKRHHFERYRRERA; this comes from the coding sequence GTGAAGTCATGGTGTAGCCCGCAGCGGCTGTACATCCTTCTGGTCGGCGTCGGTGGGATCGTCGCGCTCGGCATGGCCCTGCCGCAGTGGGAGCCCGTGCCCGTCCTGCCCATGGCCCTGATGCTGGGGGCGGCCATCCTCATGGACGCCTACCCGCTGCCCATGCCGGGCGGCGGGGCCATGTCGCTGACCTTCGGCGTCACCCTGACCGCCCAATTGCTGTACGGCACGCTGCCGGCCGCCCTGGTCAACGTCCTCGGCAACGTGATCGGCTACGGCCTGTTGAACCGCCGGCCGTGGGATCGCACCCTGTTCAACGCCGGCCAGTTCGCGCTGACCATCCTGACGGCAGGCGCCGTGGCGACACGGATGGGCCTCCGCCCGTTGCCGGCCTCCACCGGGATCAGCGTCCCGCCGCTGGACCTGGTCTTCATCTATGTGGGCGTCTACTGGGTGATGAACAACGCCCTGGTGGGGGTTGCCCTCTACTTCCACCAGGCCCACTCGATCCGCGAGTTCCTCCGCGTGTTCTTTCGCTGGCTGCCCGTGGACGGGCTGAGCACGGCCATCGCGGTGGCGGCCCACGCCGTGGTGATGATCGCCTACCAGAGTTACGGCGTGACGGGCATGGCCGCCGGGCTCACCCTGTTCCTCATGGTCAACTACCTCCTGCGGCTGCACATGCGGCTCGTGGAGGCGCACCACGATCTGCAGTCCCTGTACGAGATCACCAAGGGCCTGGCGGGCGTGCTGGAGCTGGCCGACGCCTTCCGCTGGATCGCCCGGGCGGTGCATCAGCTGGCCCCCGCCGACGCCTTCGCCGTCTACCTGGCGGAAGACGAGGACGTTCTGCGGGTGCAGTATGCCGCCCACCCCGACGCGGCCGCGATCCGCGGCCGGGTCGCCGGGGACGGGGCCGTGCGGCTTGCCGCCTCCAGCCGCCAGGTCGTCGAGCAGGTGGAGGAGCTTAGCCTGGTGACGGAGAGCTTCCGGCCCACCCGCGTGCTCGCGGTCCCCCTGTCGGCCGACGAGCGGCTGGTGGGCTGCCTGTGCCTGGCCCGGCGCGGCCGGGGCTTCGGCGACCGGGAGCGGCGGCTGCTGTCCATCCTCTCGTCCCCCATGGCCCTGGCCATCCAGACCGGCCTGATCTACGGGCGAACCCAGACCATGGCCCATACCGATCCCATGACGGGCCTCTACAACTACCGCTACTTCAGCATGCGGCTGCGGGAAGCGGTGCGGCGGGCCAGCGCCTCCGGCCAGCCGCTGGCGCTGATCCTCATCGACCTCGACGAGTTCTCCGATATCAATAACCAGTTCGGCCACCCGGCCGGCGACGAGGTGCTCCGGCAGTTCGCCCAGGTCCTGCGCAGCTCCGTCCGCCAGCAGGACATCGTGGCGCGGTATGCCGGGGACGAGTTCGTGGCCATCCTGCCCGGCGCCCGCCGGGAAGAGGCCGAGGCCGTGGCCGAGCGCATCCGCGAGGCGGTGCTGCGCCACCGCTTCACCGATCCCACCGGCCAGATCGTCTTCCCCTTGCGCTGCAGTCTGGGCGTTGCCGTCTATCCCTTCGACGGTGTCTCCGACGAAGACCTCATCGCCGCCGCCGACCGCAACATGTTCCGCCAGAAGCGCCACCACTTCGAGCGATACCGCCGGGAGCGCGCCTGA
- a CDS encoding phosphoglucomutase/phosphomannomutase family protein translates to MSDAPKIPHEAQQTAHPHHPPRTEPARDRATGEGTPAGTGDAGPAPIRFGTDGWRAVIAEAFTFANVRRVAWALAEHLQATGRASQGVAVGYDCRFLSDRFAATVASVLAAAGIPVVLSRTACPTPALSWAVVSRKLGAGVMITASHNPPEYNGFKLKGWFGGPALPDETRQLEAVLARQDATRPPGQEPPRGMDLDEARRRGRIEEADLIAPYTEQLRRLVDWDRLRAARLRLVVDPMHGAARGVLAQMLREAGAEVTEIRGDWNPGFGGLAPEPIAPNLGPAVEAVKSLGAQAVLVTDGDGDRVGAVDATGEVLDAQRIFALLLQHLVEVRGWTGSVVKTFAGTRMVDKLAARYGLPFRETPIGFKHVCEYALKEDVLIGGEESGGIGIKNHMPERDGLLCNLLLAEIMATRGCTLGQQVATLMAEIGPHYFQRRDLHLTPDGKNRLLRHLEEDPPARLAGWTVEKVDPLDGCKLIFGPSRWILFRASGTEPVVRVYAEAESPAEVETLLADGLRLVESVTGGTGR, encoded by the coding sequence GTGAGCGACGCGCCGAAGATCCCGCACGAAGCGCAGCAGACAGCGCATCCGCATCATCCACCCCGCACGGAACCGGCCCGGGACCGGGCGACGGGTGAGGGGACGCCCGCCGGTACCGGCGATGCCGGCCCCGCGCCCATCCGCTTTGGTACCGACGGCTGGCGGGCCGTCATCGCCGAAGCGTTCACCTTCGCCAACGTCCGCCGGGTGGCCTGGGCCCTGGCCGAACATCTCCAAGCCACCGGCCGCGCGAGCCAGGGGGTGGCCGTCGGGTACGACTGCCGGTTCCTCTCGGACCGGTTCGCGGCCACCGTGGCGTCGGTGCTGGCCGCGGCGGGGATCCCGGTGGTCCTGTCCCGCACCGCCTGCCCGACCCCGGCCCTCAGCTGGGCCGTGGTGTCCCGGAAGCTGGGCGCGGGCGTGATGATCACCGCGAGCCACAATCCCCCCGAGTACAACGGGTTCAAACTCAAGGGCTGGTTCGGCGGTCCCGCCCTGCCCGACGAGACCCGCCAGCTCGAGGCGGTGCTGGCCCGGCAGGATGCGACGCGGCCGCCCGGGCAGGAGCCGCCCCGGGGCATGGACCTGGACGAAGCCCGCCGCCGCGGCCGCATCGAGGAGGCCGACCTCATCGCTCCCTACACCGAGCAGCTGCGCCGGCTGGTGGACTGGGACCGCCTGCGGGCCGCCCGCCTGCGGCTGGTGGTCGACCCGATGCACGGTGCTGCCCGGGGCGTCCTGGCCCAGATGCTGCGGGAGGCCGGGGCGGAGGTCACGGAGATCCGGGGCGACTGGAATCCGGGCTTTGGCGGCCTGGCCCCCGAGCCCATCGCCCCCAACCTGGGCCCGGCCGTGGAGGCGGTGAAATCCCTGGGGGCCCAGGCGGTGCTGGTCACCGACGGCGACGGCGACCGGGTCGGCGCGGTGGACGCCACGGGGGAGGTCCTGGATGCCCAGCGGATCTTCGCCCTGCTGCTCCAGCACCTGGTGGAGGTCCGCGGCTGGACGGGCTCGGTGGTCAAGACCTTCGCCGGGACCCGCATGGTGGACAAGCTGGCGGCCCGCTACGGCCTGCCCTTCCGGGAGACCCCCATCGGCTTCAAGCACGTCTGCGAGTACGCCCTCAAGGAGGACGTGCTGATCGGCGGCGAGGAGAGCGGTGGCATCGGCATCAAGAACCACATGCCCGAGCGAGACGGCCTGCTCTGCAACCTGCTGCTGGCCGAGATCATGGCCACCCGCGGCTGCACCCTGGGCCAGCAGGTGGCGACGCTGATGGCCGAAATCGGCCCCCACTACTTCCAGCGCCGCGACCTCCACCTGACCCCGGACGGGAAGAACCGGCTCCTCCGCCATCTTGAGGAGGACCCGCCGGCACGGCTGGCGGGCTGGACGGTGGAGAAGGTGGACCCCTTGGACGGGTGCAAGCTGATCTTCGGGCCGAGCCGCTGGATCCTGTTCCGCGCGTCGGGGACCGAGCCCGTGGTGCGGGTGTACGCCGAGGCCGAATCGCCCGCGGAGGTCGAAACCCTGCTGGCCGACGGCCTGCGGCTGGTGGAGTCCGTGACGGGCGGGACCGGCCGGTGA
- the metK gene encoding methionine adenosyltransferase: MTRAKGRHLFTSESVTEGHPDKIADQISDAVLDAILEQDPQARVACETAVTTGMVLVMGEISTTCYVHIPALVRDVLREIGYTRAKYGFDADTCSVLTAIDEQSPDIAQGVLDAWEVRHGQAPADEFSRIGAGDQGMMFGFACRETRELMPLPITLAHRLTRRLAEVRKSGLLPYLRPDGKAQVTVEYEGTRPVRVDAIVVSTQHRDDIARAQLEEDIRRHVIGAVVPAHMLDEKTRIFINPTGRFVVGGPQGDAGLTGRKIIVDTYGGYARHGGGAFSGKDPTKVDRSGAYAARWVAKNIVAAGLAERCEIQVAYAIGVAQPVSIRVDTFGTGLIPDDRIEELVRQHFDLRPGAIIHTLNLRRPIYRQVAAYGHFGRPELDLPWERIDRAAELRAAADLGPMPADPLAEVAVTL; this comes from the coding sequence GTGACGCGTGCCAAGGGCCGCCACCTCTTCACCTCCGAGTCGGTGACGGAGGGGCATCCCGATAAGATCGCGGACCAGATCTCCGACGCGGTGCTGGACGCCATCCTGGAGCAGGACCCCCAGGCCCGGGTCGCCTGCGAGACGGCGGTCACCACGGGCATGGTCCTGGTGATGGGCGAGATCTCCACCACGTGCTACGTCCACATCCCCGCCCTGGTCCGCGACGTGTTGCGGGAGATCGGCTACACCCGGGCCAAGTACGGCTTCGACGCCGACACCTGCTCGGTGCTCACCGCCATCGACGAGCAATCCCCCGACATCGCCCAGGGCGTGCTGGACGCCTGGGAGGTCCGCCACGGCCAGGCGCCCGCCGACGAGTTCAGCCGCATCGGCGCCGGCGACCAGGGCATGATGTTCGGCTTCGCCTGCCGCGAGACGCGGGAGCTGATGCCGTTGCCCATTACCCTGGCCCACCGGCTGACCCGGCGGCTGGCAGAGGTGCGCAAGTCGGGCCTCCTGCCCTACCTGCGCCCCGACGGCAAGGCCCAGGTGACCGTCGAGTACGAGGGGACACGGCCGGTGCGGGTCGATGCCATCGTCGTCTCGACCCAGCACCGCGACGACATCGCCCGCGCCCAGCTGGAAGAGGACATCCGGCGGCACGTGATCGGGGCCGTCGTCCCCGCCCACATGCTGGACGAGAAGACGCGGATCTTCATCAACCCCACGGGGCGGTTCGTGGTCGGCGGGCCCCAGGGGGACGCGGGCCTGACGGGCCGGAAGATCATCGTCGACACCTACGGCGGCTACGCCCGCCACGGCGGCGGCGCCTTCTCCGGCAAGGATCCGACCAAGGTCGACCGCTCGGGGGCCTACGCTGCCCGCTGGGTGGCGAAGAACATCGTGGCCGCGGGGCTGGCGGAGCGCTGCGAGATCCAGGTGGCCTACGCCATCGGCGTGGCCCAGCCCGTGTCCATTCGTGTGGACACCTTCGGCACGGGCCTCATCCCCGACGACCGCATCGAAGAGCTGGTGCGGCAGCACTTCGACCTGCGGCCGGGAGCGATCATCCATACCCTGAACCTGCGCCGGCCCATCTACCGGCAGGTGGCGGCCTACGGTCACTTCGGCCGGCCGGAGCTGGACCTGCCGTGGGAGCGCATCGACCGGGCCGCCGAGCTGCGGGCGGCGGCGGATCTGGGGCCGATGCCGGCCGACCCGCTGGCGGAAGTGGCCGTGACGCTGTAG
- the flgK gene encoding flagellar hook-associated protein FlgK yields the protein MRSTFFGLELARLGLWAQQRALDVTGHNIANANTEGYSRQVARLSPTPAYAPPSLAMAAEAGQVGTGVQVAEIQRVRDLFLDRQARDLKAHLGRWQVRSQTLAELETILGEPSDAGLARALADFWDALATVANRPDSLPARTAAIQQAHTLLERFQTADRQLADLADNLDASLVARVDRVNQILVQMADLHRRIRVATAAGQTPNDLLDERDRLLEELGTLLPVRVTERPDGTVRVEVAGLPLVDGQVVHRLAVQEEPAGGAGGGGTGSGTSGGLVVRIYWDGTATVPASATPQAVSGPGASGGAAAAFIPLDDTVLDGGEIDGLLEARDRLVAGLRQDLKALFFALADAVNAVHRQGYGLNDGPPAGSGQQGAGRDLFVVGSGSDLQQVVVNPELDDPANLAAAQMPGAPGDGRNALAMVQLRHAPLNLPGSPSAQDYLESVVAGLGIAGRQAEEGQRTAQLLLDQVAAQRESVRGVSLDEEMTQLIRYQHAYAAAARLVTAVDTMLGILIERTGVVGR from the coding sequence ATGCGCAGCACGTTCTTCGGCCTTGAGCTGGCCCGCCTGGGGCTCTGGGCGCAGCAGCGGGCCCTCGACGTCACCGGCCACAACATCGCCAACGCCAACACCGAGGGCTACTCCCGGCAGGTGGCCCGCCTGTCGCCCACCCCGGCCTACGCGCCGCCTTCGCTGGCGATGGCGGCCGAAGCCGGGCAGGTGGGCACCGGGGTTCAGGTGGCCGAGATCCAGCGGGTCCGGGACCTCTTCCTCGACCGCCAGGCGCGGGACCTCAAGGCGCACCTGGGCCGCTGGCAGGTCCGCTCGCAGACGCTGGCGGAGCTGGAGACCATCCTGGGCGAGCCCTCCGACGCCGGCCTGGCCCGGGCCCTGGCCGACTTCTGGGACGCCCTGGCTACGGTGGCCAATCGCCCCGACAGCCTGCCGGCGCGGACGGCCGCCATCCAGCAGGCCCACACCCTTCTGGAACGGTTCCAGACGGCCGACCGGCAGCTGGCCGACCTTGCGGACAACCTGGACGCCAGCCTGGTCGCCCGGGTCGACCGCGTCAACCAGATCCTGGTGCAGATGGCCGACCTGCACCGGCGGATCCGGGTGGCCACGGCTGCCGGCCAGACGCCCAACGACCTGCTGGACGAGCGGGATCGCCTGCTGGAGGAACTCGGCACCCTGTTGCCCGTGCGCGTGACCGAGCGGCCGGACGGCACCGTACGGGTCGAGGTGGCGGGCCTGCCCCTGGTGGACGGGCAAGTGGTCCACCGCCTGGCCGTGCAGGAAGAACCGGCCGGCGGTGCCGGCGGGGGCGGCACGGGCAGCGGGACGTCTGGAGGCCTGGTGGTCCGGATCTACTGGGACGGCACCGCCACGGTGCCCGCCAGTGCAACCCCCCAGGCGGTGTCGGGCCCCGGTGCGTCCGGGGGCGCAGCGGCCGCGTTCATTCCCCTGGACGACACCGTTCTGGACGGCGGCGAGATCGACGGCTTGCTGGAGGCCCGGGACCGCCTGGTGGCGGGGCTCCGCCAGGACCTGAAGGCGCTGTTCTTCGCCCTGGCCGACGCCGTCAACGCCGTCCACCGCCAGGGATACGGGCTGAACGACGGCCCGCCGGCCGGCTCCGGGCAGCAGGGAGCGGGCCGGGACCTGTTTGTCGTCGGTTCGGGAAGCGACTTGCAGCAGGTCGTCGTCAACCCTGAACTGGATGATCCGGCCAACCTGGCGGCGGCCCAGATGCCGGGCGCCCCGGGGGACGGCCGGAACGCCCTGGCCATGGTGCAGCTGCGCCATGCCCCCCTCAACCTGCCCGGCAGCCCGTCGGCCCAGGACTATTTGGAGAGCGTGGTGGCGGGGCTGGGCATTGCGGGCCGGCAGGCGGAGGAAGGCCAGCGCACGGCCCAGTTGCTGCTGGACCAGGTGGCGGCCCAGCGGGAGAGCGTCCGGGGCGTTTCGCTGGACGAGGAGATGACGCAGCTCATCCGGTACCAGCACGCCTACGCGGCCGCGGCCCGGCTCGTCACGGCCGTGGATACCATGCTGGGGATCCTCATCGAGCGGACGGGCGTGGTGGGCCGCTAG
- the fliS gene encoding flagellar export chaperone FliS, giving the protein MPRRAVAHPTRSYLATRVLTAPPQVLVLMLMDGVLREVARALQVDLKAPGGRERLHRALTRAQDFLRELMLALDHERGGELAARLSAIYLFCQERLIEANVKANPRLAADAVRVLVPIRDAWATLCSGGTGPAAVAGGGADVAAGAGARGGAMGPGSSGTGGETRDAPGDGLGVRP; this is encoded by the coding sequence ATGCCGCGCCGGGCCGTGGCCCATCCCACGCGCTCCTACCTGGCCACCCGGGTGCTGACGGCACCGCCGCAGGTGCTGGTCCTCATGCTGATGGACGGCGTGCTGCGGGAGGTGGCCCGCGCCCTGCAGGTCGACCTCAAGGCCCCTGGCGGCCGGGAGCGCCTCCACCGCGCCCTGACCCGCGCCCAGGACTTCCTGCGCGAGCTCATGCTGGCCCTGGATCACGAGCGCGGGGGCGAGCTGGCCGCGCGGCTGAGTGCCATCTACCTCTTCTGCCAGGAGCGCCTGATCGAGGCCAACGTCAAGGCGAACCCGCGCCTGGCGGCGGACGCCGTACGGGTCCTGGTACCCATCCGGGATGCCTGGGCGACGCTCTGTTCCGGAGGAACCGGCCCGGCCGCCGTGGCGGGCGGCGGCGCGGACGTGGCCGCCGGTGCGGGTGCCCGTGGCGGTGCCATGGGGCCGGGTTCTTCCGGCACCGGCGGGGAGACCCGTGACGCCCCGGGCGACGGGCTGGGGGTGCGCCCGTGA